The following DNA comes from Athene noctua chromosome 1, bAthNoc1.hap1.1, whole genome shotgun sequence.
cctacgggtggacgcaccgcgtaggacttcccccttgccgggaaaggctctccaaatcctcgctgtaaccggggctgcccagcatctgcgggtctggatgatggtagcgtgtgcaagtggtgatggatctttcttaatcactcttgtctctctcaggtagtaacgatttgacgcattaccctgtattttcctctttgtttaagtgcacgattctgtcttttctttctgtgtatgttttctgcattattctgttacattgtgtagttatttccagtaaaatacaccttgctctcttcactctggtgtctgagtttaattggtatccctaaccGGCAAAACACAGGCCCACAATCTTTCCTGTTGGAGCGTAAAATAGCCAGAAGATGCCCATGTCCTGCACTTTTCCTGCAAAGACTCACTCTGatttcctgccttttccctgcaAAGGGCATTTTTTTAGCTCTCTTCCTCGCTTCTGTTTTAACCGAGGCACCGCACGGTATCAACAGGCACAGCAGACACACGGCGTCCAAAGCTGACCGTGGATCCCCTTTTTGCCATGGGGAGGGCCTTTGGCACAAGCGTGTCCCTGGCTGCGCTGGCTGCTCGGTGGGTGAAGGTCACGGCTCACAGTGGAGTCTGCCTTTCGCCACGATGGTCATtcccagggagaacagctggtgggattgagcaggaccctgcagggagaacagaagggcaGGGACGCAGACATTTGCCACAAGTCCAGCGGAGCGGGTTGCTCCAGCGCAGCCCACTGCGCCTTGCTACGCTGCTGGACCTGTGCGGATGCTCAGGGGACAAAGGGTTAAACCTGAGTTGCCggcatgaaatacagctgtcgccAGCCTGGGGGCAAGCTGACCCAGGAGCTGGTCCTGaaaagcaccagcccagggcacggaaaGCTTTGACCAGCTGCGACTCTTCTGGAACAGACTGTGCCATGTGCATCCGTTTCTATTAGCAACTCtctcctgcaggggaaaaggaGTTTGGGATCTTGCTCGTGGCcacaggaggagggtggtggccTCGGATGGTGCGTGAGGCTCGGGGCTGGCCTTGCAGCAGCTCATGGGATGGGCGGGATAGAGGGAAATTCCCTtggctattaaaagccccattgctctagaagttgcatcttttttctctcgTCCTTTCTCTTAGAAGGGAGTGGGTGGAGGGGCGTGGAGGGTTTCCCTTCtcactgttataatcagacaaagccagtttttataaatatatatagctttatttgggttcagtcgactgagggtgggaagcaataggcaaagcagcgctgggtgcgagGAGAGCCGCgcctctgccacacgcaccccgagctccaaaaagcagcgtttttttatactcttgtgccatcgtctttaaccaatctcctcccggcagatagttgtcctgctcttttccattggggcatttgagttgcttgggtgcgtgtcctcctcctattgggtctttcgaaagtctcgaagccttggtctcttggcgcgcttttctcctattggatcttttaaaagcctcatgatctcatctttttggggggcttttcttcagacagcagttacatattagctctaggtggggtttctgagacacggttacactgttccaatccgcatggcacactttacatcttgatggtttaacatttacagatcattcaagtgtattgTACCCGCCAATTATGTTATTGTAAcataacaaattagttacaatagtctATTACAACAGCTCCTACAACATGCATCGTAGCAGTCAAGATGgaatatgcctttctcctgtacctgttcttttTGGAACGTGGTGAATTCAATCAATAGCCCACTGAGTTCAGCAGACACCTGtgagttttagcctttggctCAGCAGCTAGATGCAACCTCCTGTCACTGGTGTCAGCACCATTAATGCAGATAATCTGCTCGCTACTAATGTAGGCTACTACTATgtaacagtctgtgccagagtagAGCCCGATCCAATGTTACATGCAAGGTCAGTACTGCCAAGAGGTGTGAGACTGAAAGGGGAAACGAGAGAGCCTGTACACCTTTAAATGGCTtgaagggatgacaaggagaagcactgtgtatataacaccaaaaccaaaaccaaaaaacaaaaccagaaaggattttccccctcaatttctGATCGTTCTGTGACAAAGCCCTGCCCCGCACCATGCGCGTCCCGTCCACGTTCAGGGatccggatgggatggtggggcagagcacagcctcaggcagcttgcagagggcacacGAGTGGGAGGGGAGGCTCCTGCAGCGGAGGgcccttggcaggctggagaacggggctggcaggagcctgctgtggtcaaagaaggggaagagggaagagcgccgtcctggacccggggaggaagaagcctttggagccgtatgtgctgggggagagcccgctggaaggcagctgtgcagagccctggggtcacggtggacccgaggctgaccagcttggagccagcagagtacccctggggcagtggcggctaagtgcctcctgggctgcagcaggcaaacccctggcagcaggtggagggggggtccttcccctctgctctgtcctgctctgggctccccagggcaaggcagccagggccatgctggatggaacccccagcccgaggccccgcccactttccgttgggcccagcgttggtccgttggagccaacagccgccagagccggcagcacggggctgtgctggcacggagcggcgccgggaggaggcagggccaggccgagcggcgctccccggcaccggcaccccgcttcccgtcctcgctgtggCCGGCTGGGCCACATCCTTggtgcagagcgagggtcctcctgtcccgggcaggatgggtcaggccaactgctgctggcgctccaggtgagctcccgccgcggctcgggcacggccgggcacggccgggccccgcagaCGGGGCCATTCTCAtgcccgccgcgctctgctccgcagggaggctctcaccgaggccgaggcggtgctgagcacggacgtgctgctgacccggggccgcaagaggagcgagaggcgccttctcctcctccaagaggaACTGGTGGTTGCCAAGTTGCAGTAAGCCcctgggagcccagctgccttttccccatccctggccccggccccaggccagggacgctctggcaccagccctgggccctggggccttggtgccggatgcaccaacgtccgtcccaagggcaggtggggggccgggctctgcccgggggcaccccaaggcggccacctcaGGCTCCCTGCCCGTCTCTCTTCTCCGCAGacgtggcaccaccctgcgcccacagctccgcctggccctggaccagctgtgggtgctgagcagcgggaagcaggcagcgggggaggtcaaaggggaagaggaggaggaaggcagcgaggaggacagggcctccatcctcctcatctgGCCCACCGGCACCTgcgttgccactttcgggtgagtcgtggggccacgtcccacggccgggcaggagaggttcccaagcgtgcccacgccaccctgtgaatggcctctgccctccgtgcagagcctgggcagggagcgggcagcgcgccggcagggagggatgggggggtgcgttcccacatcctgcatcccctggtcacCTTTCGGTCCCCacaagggaagggcaggggcagctgctctggcagcacagagggagccagcacttgggcagcaggcctgtcctgccccactgggcttgtgctgcccctctgcctttcccaagggGCAAGGCTGTGCAGGCGCCTGCCTGTGACGACAGgctgggcggcagcggggcctgacgcgggttctcctctctttctgcagctcccgcgcactgaagcagctgtgggtgggcaagctgctggggtaagctagggGGGTGCTTCAGGCACAGCCGAATGGGggacctcagctccccagctggggagagctgccactgcggctgcgggcagctctccGGCAGAGTTGCCTGACAAGACACaagaggtggcttggggctcacccagctctctcctggccccttcccggtgcacaggacacccgatgGAGGAAAGGGAGCCCGAGTGGCCAGTGTCCCATccatcaaactcctgcagaaggagctgagccgacgccacgccgtgagtgtctctctagtgtggccgctgaccccgagcactggccctgcagccgagcagcagaggcatcgctgctcacctccttccactctttctctcctgcccagtggaggacattcagcgccaggagcctggagcGGCTGATGCAGTGTcgggcagaggtgagaatggctgcctttcaccggcctctggctgtgccggcgTGCCACGGATGTGCGGCCgctggggtgagcctgtgcaggagggagggagggtcccgCGGTGCCACtccaggagcaaagagggttggggagccaccaggaacgCCGCGTGTCCTCGCCGGcggtgctgggaggaaacctgctgcgtgaggcagggagcccgggagggcagagagtccccgctctgccgccctcaggctgctggtgccgggtggccgTTGCCGGTGGCCCtctctgctgcggggctgctctctaagcgcagcctggttcttgcaggctgatcccaagcaagggcctccaacAGCCCCATCTACCAAGGGAGGGGGACTTCGCCGCTCATCGGGTGAGTTTGGGAACgaagggggcagggagggccttcttttctccaggaccggcacgtctgcacaagggaggatgctgttgctgctgccctctgcccagaGGAAATCGGTGCCcatcacgctgcagcaggagagagcggagcgctcgggagccttcgacagtgctgagcactcgaggtgctgcctgcctgagctctgcccccagagccgggcagaggggtccctgcttcTCGGCCAGAGCCGGGAGGAGCACTGCTCCCTTGTCccctgagtgtcaccctgcaggtcgggcaccccaagggaggacggaGGTCACCCGGACGAGCAAGGacacccgctgggcagcggccgcTGCACGTGGTTCTGCCggacagggagcctccctctgctactgctgctggcagcctggaggagggcagggcgagggctgggccgggctgtcccgccggctctcaggaggctgcgagccggagccgccgagccagagccctggttccagctgccggctccctgcccgtgccgtcccgccgcagcgctcagcgccgcgctgcaggcagggctgggcagggcagggcagggcagggcaggctccgggagcgctggcctggcggttcccactgacgggctcttgctctcttttcctttgcagcgggagggagcggcggcggcagcagcagcagccgcagcagcagcaggagggggctgccctggccctttgctctgcggcggagcccggccgctgccccggcgccagggcaggcgggctccggctgcagcagggcgctctttgggcagcccctggcagccctctgcggggaggccggcacgctgccccggcccatccaggtaggccagcctgcacaggggggccccagccctccccccggctgctccagaggcagcgtccccagcggctccggggctggctgggggactgggctcttcacccacgcctcacgctgctggtcccaggccctttgcggggcgagggagcccagcctggggcagagctctggcctctgccctcacttgtttcttcagccaagcagctgtcctcctgcgtctcccgcaggagctcctggacatcctgcaccagcgaggaccgtcgacggaggggatcttccgcagagctgccggcgcgacGGAACTTCGGAACCTGAAGGAGGCCCTGGACCGCGGCGCAGATGTGGACCTGCCAAGCCAgcccgagatcctgctggctgccgtcctgaaggtgGGCGCTTCTGCCCTGccgctggaagagctcctggccGGCCCGGGatcttcagaggctcacctgaagcccttggccttgcaggactttctccgcagcatccccggcaagcTCCTGGACGTGGAcctctaccaggactggatgCGAGCCATGGAGAGGCCGAGCCAGCAGGCAAgggtggaagagctgagagtgtaagtgtggccagcagcctgcctcttgcGTAGGGAGTGGTGGGGGCCTGGGACTTGCCTGGAAAGGCACGGGCTCCTTAGAAGGTTGCATTTTCTGGCAGCTCGCGTTTGCTGGGCTGGGGtgtcattttgggggaaagggcgtgggcagggagccttcccttgcgtgggcttGGGGGGAATCGGGCGCTGGGAAGCAacactctgttttcttcctgatcgCTGACTGGGAGCACGTGGAAAGGGGcacaacacagacactggctcccGCCTGCCTTGTGCAAGCttcagggacagctgtgggcaacttctgcttccttaacgttgtgttcctgctccctcagggtggccgagaagttgccggcagcccatctcctcctcctcaagcggctgctcccactgctgcagaacattggccaccaggtgtccaccagcagaatgacctccagcaacctggccatctgcctggggccaaacctgctgggcccacccgacgaggccctgctccccttcgaggccatgctggaggtgaccgagaaggtgcgctctattgaccggctggctgcagcctgcctgggccgtcagagcttgctcctctcccGAGCAAATGCCGGGGGAgtggctgcctggcagagcagccccacagccacagccttctgtgcagaagcaagggtcagcaGCGGGAAAGGCTGCCTGACACCTTCCCAGACGCCTGcactgaaaccaaggctttgatgtgtgcaggtgaagctgctggtggaatttctgattgaaaacggcagcgacatctttggggaggagatggctggccagatgtcaccagagcccgtggacaCATCCACAGGTaggaggagggactgagggctgtcacagcctgagcagacagctggGGGAGGGCTTCCCGTGGGTTTTGCTTGAGCTGTTGgccacttccaacaagtcactttgctgcacacgctcttgctttccagagctgcctttggaaaaggagcatGGCCCCGCGGGCGAAGCAGAAGCGGAGCAGCAGGCAAAAGCCTCCCTGGATCCtgcaccagcccctctgctcgtcctccagagagcagcagggggagatGCGGCGGTGGGAGCAGAAAGGGCAGAGGTATGGCAGCTCCctccaccagcgctgccaccgtgtgtcttaggtaggagcagggTAGTTCCTCTtggctccaagcagctgctgtgcctcttcctggCGTTCAGGCTCTCGTGGTTTGGCATTTTCTCTTTCCCCCCATGGAACGACAGacacactgtaagtaaaactggaaaGGTATTTTCTCCAACGCGTTAGGCATGCGCTTAATCAGAGGAAATGCCCACAAAACGCCACAGAAAGATAGATTTCCAAAGCAGagcctcccaccacagaaggtGGTATTGCACCAAAGGGACGTCCAcggagctctgtcttgggagggcagaaggaattctggcagaaggaagtgggcaagcctttccttgcctggcagggcagcacaggctctctgcCGAATGGCCCCCACAAATGGACTGTCCCACACCCACGGGCACACCGTGCTCCAGAGCGAGACCCTTGGAAGAAAAGGGCCGATGCAAGCCAGCCTAAGGGATCTCCCCTGTAGAGCTAAGGTAGCAACGTGCCAAAcagttgcttactacttcagggcacCCCTCGCCCCCTGCTAATGaccacatttctggtttaggcacccgtTGCTTTGTCTCTGAGCACCCCTGAGACCGTGGTAGACTCCCCAGGGTGCGCAGGAGAACTGAAGAGCCTCGCAGAGCACAGAAGGTAAAGTGAGTCatctttggttaaatcaagaACTGATTCCAGCTGATCCTGCCTTTACCTTTCTAATCATGCTgtgggatggaaaggtttgcaggctccGTCCAGAAAAACAGTGGCCAAAGGAAAAGGAAGCGAGAAGAGACCTGGGCAGAGGAGAAGCCACGCCACCcagcaaagaagagaagagaggagaagaagggacaggaggaaaaagagcaggaaggtgcaaaaggagccccaggtgtgtACCAGGCTTCGCTGCTCATCTTTGCCAACTCTCCGCACTGCTCTAAGTCAGTCCAACTGACTGGCGAGGGATGCTGctatgcagggtttggaaattaccccatggcagctccccaggggagccctgctgtgtggcacaggggcactgCGCACCTCTGCACACGCACAGCTCTCTGAGGGCGTTCCCTTAGAGGGGAAAAGGTGCCAGAGCCACCGCggagccaaggccagcagcagctctcttctgggatatcaacaattccttgtcaactgtgtttcccaaagaaaggggaaccaagccatgcctgctcctgcctttgtggctttaccagtgctttctggctctgtcgttgcaggtgctgatTTCCCGTTAGTGGTTGACCCCTGTGACTCCTGGGCTCCTGATGTCCACAattaaaggacattttctcccttctgtctgcGTGTGCGCTACGATATTCTGGACTAGGTAGAAGTTGTTTTGGGATGAATTCCTAGTGGAGGAGTTTGGGATCATCCTCCCTTGCGgcagaatcctttccagcaggcatcgggGCTGAGCTCGGTTTGCTTGAGGAGTCAGAcgaaagcacagaatcccatagaacagctgaggctgggaggggcctgtggaggtcctctggtccaacctgcctgctcacgcagggtcacctggaccaggttgcccaggactgtggagtagtgggcaccttcccttgccacacagagcatctcaCGGGCTGGaagagggatgctctggagactttctggcaaacctctggagaagagcttgtcctcgcccctcttccaggggcttttccagctctggtgcccttcccaaggacagccccaccaggtgggtgcagtcagcattgcaggaaagaagaggcagcagccaccgcagTCAGCACGGCGGGAGAGCTGGGACCCCGgagaccctcccaggctctccaaccccagcctagcccTGTCCAGACAGTGTCCACAAGAGTGCTCttatatcccttttcccagcgtgctgaacttcccttgaagcgttaAGCACCGGGCTGAAgggctaaggcttggacaataggcccaggcACGACCTGACCTagagatcaatcctgtctatttggAAACTGATAACCGTCGTGCTAGTAGGCATcatgctaggttataacaaaccacctatactgatgtaaaaagtgctgaagtgttaaagtactgaagcctgaacaacaggccccgagcccaagctgctaactta
Coding sequences within:
- the LOC141957822 gene encoding T-cell activation Rho GTPase-activating protein-like translates to MAPRAKQKRSSRQKPPWILHQPLCSSSREQQGEMRRWEQKGQRGKPLAALCGEAGTLPRPIQELLDILHQRGPSTEGIFRRAAGATELRNLKEALDRGADVDLPSQPEILLAAVLKDFLRSIPGKLLDVDLYQDWMRAMERPSQQARVEELRVVAEKLPAAHLLLLKRLLPLLQNIGHQVSTSRMTSSNLAICLGPNLLGPPDEALLPFEAMLEVTEKVKLLVEFLIENGSDIFGEEMAGQMSPEPVDTSTGRRRD